Within the Anoplopoma fimbria isolate UVic2021 breed Golden Eagle Sablefish chromosome 21, Afim_UVic_2022, whole genome shotgun sequence genome, the region ATTGCAACAAACTTTCTCTGCTCTGGTATTTCaaactatttttctttataaacaTAAAAGAAGCAACGTTAGACAAGCTACATTACAAACGCATAGTACAttctaatttattattcagaCAAAACCTCctaaaaaaatatcacagacATTCAAAAAAGGCAGCATCAAGTTCTCACTTTGGAAAGTTGTAACAGAATTGATAAtgtcttaatatttattttctctgatttGATAGTAATCcaagaacaaaatgaaacacgCATAAACATTATTCTCGCTTGATTGACCATCAAGTGTTAGTTTTTTGCTAAAACAAGAAGATTTGACAAAATTTGCCCCTATGACCTTTATTCTTTTAACTTTCTCTCAGAGCCAAAGACTAAATATCacagcaacaaaacaggaaTCATCCCACGAGTTTTAAGCtgatattttacaaacaaaaaagttgcTACACGCTGGTGGAAATCGCACCGTAAACAAATATCATATGCAAAGCTTCGTGACAGCTTCCTGTATTTCGGCAGGATTAAAACACCAAAGCGGTAACACTGTGGACAGAGAGCCCGTTTAAATGAGAGGACAACAGGACATTTCTCCAGGCAAACCGGGACGATGCCTTCATGGACGGACAACGCGAAATATAAGACAATTGAGATAGATAAAAGACAAAGTGCTGGTTGATTCAGCTACATTTTTTTAGTAACAGTGAAAGGTCCAATACTGTAAATGTGACTCCAAGTTCAGGTTCATGTGTTGACTTCTCCCCTCTTTGATGAATTATTCTGAAGGGACTGAGCTGCATGTTTTGAAACCTCTCCAGCTGTTTGCATCTGCTTCAGGACTGAAGGAGCTTCATTTTTGCTGCCACAGGTTGCGTGAAAAACGTGAAAACCCTCTGCAGTCACAATACAGACAATCCCGTCATGTTTCTACTTGACACACTCTCGTAAGGCTCTGAATGAGGCACGCTGGTGATGTCACTTAAAGCGGGAAAAAAGTGGTGCTGCAGTTTAATGCATAATGTACATCTGCCCGACTCCATAAACGGGCCACAAGCAACTCCTGGAGTTTATCAGGATGAGCAGCATTTACTTGGAGCAGCTTAAGTGCAGCGTTGCATAGCCAGGTTCCATTTAAGAGAACATATTCCTCTGTGGCAGCGACAGATGTCCATCAACAGGCATCAGTTGTTCATTCCAGGATGTCAGTTTCAAATGGGACCAGATGGTAGTAGGAGAGGTTGGTGACATACGCTTCTGTTTCCTCTTCACACAGGTCTGCTTCCATCTTCCATTCCAAATCTGTTCCATCCTCATACCTGGCAACACAATGAAAGACATATTACTCAAAGGACAGGATGGACCTGTTGGTCTAAACACAGGAATCAAAAGTGTTGATTTAAACCACCTGTTTTTAATAGTCTACATCAACTTGTAGATACTTTATTTGcttgtacaaataaaaaaaatactatttaagAATTATGTAAAGTGGTGTTTTATGTAAAGTAACAAGAGGAATGTGTTCCTCTTTTGTTTGCTACACACACCCAGGGAAGGAAGAGGTGCACAGACACACTTCCTGGAGAGGGGTGGAGGGTCCTGGGGTTTGGGTCACATGCAAGGACTTCCACACTGATCAAAACACTTACTACACACTCAAGGACAAACATGGAAATCCTAATAATTGTGGGGAAATAAGCAGTTTATTTGTCCATCTTGAAGCTAGATTGACTAAAAGATAGAAATGTTGAGTGGTCTTAACACTTACGTATGTTCCACAGAGTCGGTGGAGGAgggtctctctttttcttctgggATACTGTGATCAAATACGATGGTTTCTGTGTTGGCCAGACAGAATCCGTTTGACCGCATGATTTCTGAAAAGGGTCCAGAGTGCCGGTTTAGTCATCATGACAAGCAAAAAAGTGGCTCCATCTTTTTGTTTCAGAAGAATACAAGATATACATACCAGATATTTTGATTGGACTCTGGAAGCACGGCTGGATTCTGTGGACTTTGTCGTTCCTCAGCACCTGGTCCAGAGGCGACCGCTCAAAGAAAGTCAGCATCACCTCAGACCTGGAATACTGTGGAGACGGGTTTGTTAGCGGTCTAGTAAAAAGAGTTTCCAACCATCTACCTTTGACCCTCAAGCAAGAGCATCATGGAAACTTTCTACTGCACAATGAACATGCTTATGAAGTAAAGACATAGGATATTATTTGAAAGGTAACAGGTAGAGACCGACCTTGCACGGCATGTTGATGACATTCTTCAGTAGTTGTTCTACCTCGTTCAGTTTCTCCTCAATATCGCTTGCCTCTTTGATTTGTACCAGCCCTGAAACATATAAATGTGAAATCATCAGCTTTGTGTGAGGATttcaaaaaacagataaaagtcGAGTGTAATTCAACACCACAACTTTGCGATTTTAATCCTGTCTTTGTGAAGTTCATAACCTTTGGTGTTACAATATCAGAGTGTTTGTCGTTTTATGTCTAATCCTTTTTTCAAACCCCAAACCTACCACAATACAATCCAGTACAACAGCATCAACAAATACCGCATAGAGAATAACCAAAAAACATCAACCATTCCCAACAAAAGAGTCTCAATCAAAAGCGTAATTATTTCTGTGCCTGTGCGATAATAAAAGGGCAGCTGCTTTGACCTCTACACCAGACTGCTGTGTGTCCAAACAAAAAGCCAGACAGGTCTGATTTTATCCCCTGTAGTCTTGAAAAAGGTTGCCACAAATGCAAGCGAAAAGGTAGTAGTCTGTTTAAAACTGTAACCTTTTTATGAACAATGATCCCTGATATTTACCCAAAGTAGGAGGAGGGCAGAAAAATAGACTGCTTATCATTGTCTTTagaacaagaacacaagaacacgTTGTAAAACTGCCAGAGTAATTGCAAACATTTGTACCACCGCAGTAATAGCAGAGAGAagtaacagagagagaaaagctaCACGGCGACACGTTAAATCCT harbors:
- the pxdc1b gene encoding PX domain-containing protein 1, with product MASAVFEGTSLVNMFVRDCWVNGIRRLIISQRGEEEEFFEIRTEWSDRNILYLHRSYADLGRLLKRLLESFPEDRRELSKCPLIEGLVQIKEASDIEEKLNEVEQLLKNVINMPCKYSRSEVMLTFFERSPLDQVLRNDKVHRIQPCFQSPIKISEIMRSNGFCLANTETIVFDHSIPEEKERPSSTDSVEHTYEDGTDLEWKMEADLCEEETEAYVTNLSYYHLVPFETDILE